In Oryza glaberrima chromosome 8, OglaRS2, whole genome shotgun sequence, the following are encoded in one genomic region:
- the LOC127781773 gene encoding cell wall integrity protein scw1 produces MAGTIHPFHQQWPPAAGAPAPAAAVPPPPPVPGVPGAPDAAAAAAAAAAAAAAAAARPDEVRTIFITGLPTDVKERELHNLLRWLPGFEASQINFKGDQPMGFALFSSAHHAIAAKAALQDLVFDAETKTALHTEMAKKNLFVKRGVGNDANAMDQSKRLRTGGDYTHSPYAAPPYHPPPPAVSMWGTPGYIAAPPPYNHYAAYSVPPVAMTSPSPVPGPTAYAPVQNTKDNPPCNTLFIGNLGETVIEEELRSLFSVQPGYKQMKVLRQDRNTVCFIEFEDVNAASAVHHNLQGAVIPSSGRGGMRIQFSKNPYGRRKDSVGGIGGSLNGAPSN; encoded by the exons atgGCCGGAACGATCCACCCGTTCCACCAGcagtggccgccggcggcgggcgcgcccgcgccggccgccgccgtcccgccgccACCCCCCGTGCCGGGCGTCCCAGgcgcgcccgacgccgccgccgcagccgccgccgccgcggccgcggcggcggcggctgccgcccGCCCCGACGAGGTCCGCACCATCTTCATCACGGGGCTCCCCACCGACGTCAAGGAGCGGGAGCTCCACAACCTGCTCCGCTGGCTCCCCGGGTTCGAGGCCTCCCAGATCAACTTCAAGGGCGACCAGCCCATGGGGTTCGCGCTCTTCTCCTCCGCGCaccacgccatcgccgccaagGCCGCGCTGCAG GATCTCGTCTTCGATGCGGAGACCAAGACGGCGCTGCACACCGAGATGGCCAAGAAGAACCTCTTCGTCAAGAGAG GTGTGGGAAACGATGCAAATGCTATGGACCAAAGTAAACGCTTGCGGACTGGTGGAGATTATACTCATTCTCCTTATGCTGCTCCCCCATATCATCCACCCCCACCAGCTGTTTCCATGTGGGGAACTCCAGG TTATATCGCGGCACCTCCACCTTACAATCATTATGCTGCCTATTCAGTGCCTCCTGTGGCAATGACTTCACCTTCTCCCGTACCAGGTCCAACTGCCTATGCTCCTGTTCAG AATACAAAGGATAACCCTCCCTGTAATACCCTTTTCATTGGTAATCTTGGAGAAACTGTTATTGAAGAGGAATTGCGGAGCCTCTTCAGCGT GCAACCTGGTTATAAACAAATGAAGGTGTTGCGCCAAGACAGGAACACTGTTTGTTTCATTGAGTTTGAG GATGTGAATGCTGCATCAGCTGTACACCATAATCTACAGGGTGCTGTTATTCCTAGCTCTGGTCGTGGTGGAATGCGAATTCA ATTTTCGAAAAATCCCTATGGCCGAAGGAAGGATTCTGTTGGTGGAATTGGGGGCTCTCTAAATGGAGCTCCTTCAAACTGA
- the LOC127782842 gene encoding uncharacterized protein LOC127782842 — protein sequence MHASHHSPSIAISPTLSLSLNSQAKNCQGHVAMRTMVAAPPPSPAMAVSPWHSPVPYLFGGLAAMLGLITLALLILACSYWKLNNYLGTGHSSSAAAAAGDGGDGDGGSKLPATAVAAFPVVYGDLVAVVMAGERMPTFLAAPIVRRPPSTDTSSSAVAEVASPENGCDAAEGGAASRPPPQPVAARQAVQLAQL from the coding sequence ATGCATGCCTCTCACCACTCTCCCTCCATTGCCATTTcccctactctctctctctctctcaactctcaagccAAGAATTGTCAGGGACACGTAGCCATGAGGACGATGgttgcggcgccgccgccgtcgccggcgatggccgtCTCGCCGTGGCACTCGCCGGTGCCGTACCTGTTCGGCGGGCTGGCCGCCATGCTGGGGCTCATCACGCTCGCGCTCCTCATCCTCGCCTGCTCCTACTGGAAGCTCAACAACTACCTCGGCACCGGCcactcttcctccgccgccgccgccgccggagatggaggcgacggcgatggcggctcgAAGTTGCCGGCGACCGCGGTGGCCGCGTTTCCGGTGGTGTACggggacctcgtcgccgtcgtcatggCAGGGGAGAGGATGCCCACGTTCTTGGCCGCGCCGATCGTCCGTCGACCGCCGTCCActgacacctcctcctccgccgttgCCGAGGTGGCCTCGCCGGAGAACGGATGcgacgcggcggagggaggcgcggcCAGCCGGCCACCTCCGcagccggtggcggcgaggcaagCCGTACAGCTAGCTCAGCTCTGA